In Pseudomonas fluorescens, the following are encoded in one genomic region:
- a CDS encoding AraC family transcriptional regulator, with protein sequence MSSLDHFQAPLDTDMEKQRAELAAIIRRNTAEDGSYATAIGSLFMSRHSQNHEFAPVLAQPALCIMAQGRKEVQLANEYFNYDPLNYLVVSVSMPLSGRVVNVSAEEPILALRLDIDPTEITALIADAGPLGVPTRPAGRGLYVEKLDTAMLDAVLRLARLLDTPKDIAMLAPLIRREILYRLLRSKQGHRLYEIAIANSQSHRISQAIKWLNGNFEQPLRIDDLAKEVNLSVSTLHHRFKAMTAMSPLQYQKQLRLQEARRLMLAEGLEASAAGYRVGYESPSQFSREYSRLFGAPPLRDLARLRLSV encoded by the coding sequence ATGTCGTCGCTCGATCACTTTCAAGCCCCGCTGGACACCGACATGGAAAAGCAACGCGCGGAACTGGCGGCCATCATCCGCCGCAACACCGCCGAAGATGGCAGTTATGCCACGGCCATCGGCTCGCTGTTCATGTCCCGTCACAGCCAGAACCACGAATTCGCCCCGGTGCTCGCGCAGCCAGCACTGTGCATCATGGCCCAGGGGCGCAAGGAAGTTCAGCTGGCCAACGAGTACTTCAACTACGACCCGTTGAACTACCTGGTGGTCTCGGTCTCGATGCCACTGAGCGGGCGCGTGGTGAATGTCTCGGCCGAGGAACCGATCCTGGCCTTGCGCCTGGACATCGACCCGACGGAAATCACCGCACTGATCGCCGACGCCGGTCCCCTCGGCGTGCCCACCCGGCCGGCCGGGCGCGGGCTGTATGTCGAAAAACTCGACACCGCGATGCTCGACGCCGTGCTGCGCCTGGCACGGTTACTGGACACGCCCAAAGACATCGCCATGCTCGCACCGCTGATTCGCCGGGAGATCCTCTATCGCCTGTTGCGCAGCAAACAGGGGCATCGGCTGTACGAAATCGCCATCGCCAACAGTCAGAGCCATCGCATCAGCCAGGCGATCAAATGGCTCAATGGCAATTTTGAACAGCCGTTGCGCATTGATGATCTGGCCAAGGAAGTGAACCTGAGCGTGTCGACGCTGCATCACCGTTTCAAGGCGATGACGGCGATGAGTCCGTTGCAGTATCAGAAGCAGTTGCGCCTGCAGGAAGCGCGGCGGTTGATGCTGGCCGAAGGACTGGAGGCTTCGGCGGCGGGGTATCGGGTCGGGTATGAAAGCCCTTCGCAGTTCAGCCGGGAGTACAGCCGGTTGTTCGGGGCGCCGCCGTTAAGGGATCTGGCGCGGTTGCGGTTATCGGTTTGA
- a CDS encoding ABC transporter permease encodes MSTLIKKRQLLPGDTGKFAGILSGFILLLAVLPILTMIVMSFSGASNLDFPPSSYSLQWYKAAWHTFVSPDASDVLSLGQAMSTSLLVSCLTMIFATIIAVPAAYALTRCEFRGKAVALQLMSLPLVFPMVVLGLALLLVFDSLPFHMTTSRLVIAHVILALPFVVKNCTAAMLSIGSEVEEAAQMLGASPLRAIVDVVVPLMKSGILAGMLLAFIVSFNEFTVTYFLYTIDVMTVPIWMYSRTVSSLDPTVFSFAVLIVLIDFVLIWALEKLVGEGGVSF; translated from the coding sequence ATGAGTACCCTGATCAAGAAGCGCCAGTTGTTGCCGGGTGATACCGGCAAGTTTGCCGGCATCCTCTCGGGCTTCATCCTGTTGCTGGCGGTGTTGCCGATCCTGACCATGATCGTGATGTCGTTCAGCGGCGCGTCGAACCTCGACTTCCCGCCGAGCAGCTACAGCCTGCAATGGTACAAGGCCGCCTGGCACACCTTCGTGTCGCCGGACGCCAGCGACGTCCTGAGCCTCGGCCAGGCCATGAGCACCAGCCTGCTGGTGTCGTGCCTGACCATGATCTTCGCCACGATCATTGCGGTGCCAGCGGCCTACGCGTTGACTCGTTGCGAGTTCCGCGGCAAGGCCGTGGCGCTGCAACTGATGTCGTTGCCGCTGGTGTTCCCGATGGTGGTGTTGGGGCTGGCATTGCTGCTGGTGTTCGACAGCCTGCCGTTCCACATGACCACCTCGCGCCTGGTGATTGCCCACGTGATCCTCGCGTTGCCGTTCGTGGTGAAGAACTGCACGGCGGCGATGCTCTCCATCGGCAGCGAAGTCGAGGAGGCTGCGCAAATGCTCGGTGCTTCACCGCTGCGGGCGATTGTCGATGTGGTGGTGCCGTTGATGAAGTCGGGAATCCTGGCGGGCATGCTGCTGGCGTTCATCGTCTCGTTCAACGAATTCACCGTGACCTATTTCCTCTACACCATCGACGTCATGACCGTGCCGATCTGGATGTACAGCCGCACCGTGTCTTCGCTCGACCCAACCGTATTTTCGTTTGCCGTACTGATCGTGCTGATCGACTTCGTCCTGATCTGGGCGCTGGAGAAGCTGGTCGGTGAAGGTGGCGTTTCGTTCTGA
- a CDS encoding ABC transporter ATP-binding protein encodes MSGLILENVEKHYGSACAVTDVNLHLPEGKLVCFLGPSGCGKTTLLRMIAGLETLTGGEIRLDGEDIGNTPAHLRNFGMVFQSLALFPHMTVGENIAYPLKLRGVSKADQQARVVELLELIQLQAMINRPVAKLSGGQRQRVAIARAIASHPKILLLDEPLSALDAKLRESMQVEIRQLQQRLNITTIMVTHDQREAMTMADIVVVLGEHKVQQVGTPIEIYRHPANEFVADFIGSGNIFPATVLGNGKVSLPGGDALQVPICSSIVAGEKVKMLIRPEDLQLSAPQATAGNRLLGKVTFVRDIGATIETTVECSGVSFTALSTPCQGFGLSVGHPVSVTLPVEACRVLGA; translated from the coding sequence ATGTCTGGTCTGATTCTGGAAAACGTCGAGAAACATTACGGCTCGGCCTGCGCGGTAACGGATGTGAACTTGCATTTGCCCGAGGGCAAACTGGTGTGTTTCCTCGGCCCTTCGGGCTGCGGCAAGACCACCTTGCTGCGCATGATCGCCGGCCTTGAAACCCTGACCGGCGGCGAGATCCGCCTGGACGGCGAAGACATTGGCAACACCCCGGCGCACCTGCGCAACTTCGGCATGGTGTTCCAGTCCCTGGCGCTGTTCCCGCACATGACGGTCGGGGAGAACATCGCCTATCCGCTGAAGCTGCGCGGGGTCAGCAAGGCTGACCAGCAGGCGCGGGTGGTGGAATTGCTGGAGCTGATCCAGCTGCAAGCGATGATCAATCGTCCGGTGGCCAAGCTGTCCGGCGGCCAACGCCAGCGCGTGGCGATTGCCCGGGCGATTGCCTCGCACCCGAAAATCCTCCTGCTCGATGAACCGCTGTCGGCACTGGACGCCAAGCTGCGCGAGTCGATGCAGGTGGAAATCCGTCAGCTGCAACAACGCCTGAACATCACCACCATCATGGTGACCCACGACCAGCGCGAGGCCATGACCATGGCCGATATCGTGGTCGTATTGGGTGAGCACAAGGTGCAGCAGGTGGGCACGCCGATCGAGATCTACCGCCATCCGGCCAACGAGTTCGTCGCGGACTTCATTGGCTCGGGCAACATCTTCCCGGCCACGGTGCTGGGTAACGGCAAGGTCAGCTTGCCGGGCGGCGATGCGCTGCAAGTGCCGATCTGCAGCAGCATTGTGGCCGGTGAAAAGGTGAAGATGCTGATTCGCCCGGAAGACCTGCAACTGTCGGCTCCGCAGGCGACCGCGGGCAACCGCTTGCTGGGCAAGGTGACGTTCGTACGCGATATCGGCGCGACCATCGAGACCACGGTGGAGTGTTCCGGGGTTTCGTTTACCGCGCTGAGCACGCCTTGCCAGGGCTTTGGCTTGAGCGTTGGTCACCCGGTTTCGGTGACCTTGCCGGTGGAGGCTTGCCGGGTACTTGGTGCCTGA
- a CDS encoding 5-guanidino-2-oxopentanoate decarboxylase has protein sequence MATCGEVLVKLLENYGVEQVFGIPGVHTVELYRGLARSSINHVTPRHEQGAGFMADGYARTSGKPGVCFIITGPGMTNITTAMGQAYADSIPMLVISSVQSRSQLGGGRGKLHELPNQGALCAGVAAFSHTLMSASELPGVLARAFALFQAGRPRPVHIEIPLDVLVEEADDLLSSLPVNIDRAGASPSAVSRMTELLADAKRPLILAGGGAIDAAVELTELAELLDAPVALTINAKGMLASGHPLLIGSTQSLVATRALVAEADVVLAIGTELAETDYDVTFAGGFEIPGKLLRVDIDPDQTVRNYPPHVALVADSRNAAQALLSALSHKSLAERSNDWGQVRAARLREDLSATWDAPTLAQTRFLETVLQELPNAVFVGDSTQPVYTGNLTFNPERPRRWFNSSTGYGTLGYALPAAIGAWLGGRVEGGARPPVVCLIGDGGLQFTLPELASAVEARTPVIVLLWNNQGYEEIKKYMVNRAIEPVGVDIYTPDFIGVAKALGCAAEAVSSVEQLRGALRIATDRQGPTLIEIDQTQWMQAVSK, from the coding sequence ATGGCGACGTGCGGCGAAGTATTGGTCAAGTTACTCGAAAACTACGGGGTCGAGCAGGTGTTCGGCATTCCGGGGGTGCATACCGTGGAGCTGTATCGCGGGCTGGCCCGTTCGAGCATCAACCACGTCACGCCACGCCACGAACAGGGCGCCGGCTTCATGGCCGACGGCTACGCCCGCACCAGCGGCAAACCGGGTGTGTGCTTCATCATCACCGGCCCTGGCATGACCAACATCACCACCGCCATGGGCCAGGCCTATGCCGATTCGATCCCGATGCTGGTGATCTCCAGCGTGCAATCGCGCAGCCAGTTGGGCGGCGGTCGCGGCAAGCTGCATGAGCTGCCGAACCAGGGCGCACTGTGCGCCGGTGTCGCGGCGTTCTCCCACACCCTGATGTCGGCGTCGGAATTGCCGGGCGTGCTGGCTCGCGCCTTTGCACTGTTCCAGGCCGGCCGTCCGCGTCCGGTGCACATCGAAATTCCATTGGACGTATTGGTCGAAGAAGCCGATGACCTGCTCAGCAGCCTGCCGGTCAATATCGACCGTGCCGGTGCTTCGCCGAGCGCTGTTTCGCGCATGACTGAATTGTTGGCCGACGCCAAGCGTCCGCTGATTCTCGCCGGTGGCGGGGCCATCGACGCGGCCGTCGAGCTGACTGAACTGGCCGAACTGCTGGACGCGCCGGTCGCCCTGACCATCAATGCCAAGGGCATGCTCGCCTCCGGTCACCCGTTGCTGATCGGTTCGACCCAGAGCCTGGTCGCCACCCGTGCGCTGGTCGCCGAGGCCGACGTGGTCCTGGCCATCGGCACCGAACTGGCCGAGACCGACTACGACGTGACCTTCGCCGGTGGCTTCGAAATTCCTGGCAAGTTGCTGCGCGTCGATATCGACCCGGACCAGACCGTGCGCAACTACCCGCCGCACGTGGCATTGGTGGCCGACTCGCGCAACGCCGCCCAGGCTTTGCTCAGTGCCCTGTCGCACAAATCCCTGGCCGAGCGCAGCAACGATTGGGGCCAGGTGCGTGCCGCCCGTTTGCGTGAAGACCTGTCCGCGACCTGGGACGCACCGACCCTGGCCCAGACCCGTTTCCTCGAAACCGTTCTGCAGGAATTGCCGAACGCGGTATTCGTCGGCGATTCGACCCAACCGGTGTACACCGGCAACCTGACGTTCAACCCGGAGCGTCCGCGTCGCTGGTTCAACTCGTCCACCGGTTACGGCACCCTCGGCTACGCCTTGCCGGCGGCGATTGGCGCCTGGCTGGGTGGCCGCGTCGAAGGTGGCGCGCGTCCTCCGGTGGTGTGCCTGATCGGCGACGGTGGCCTGCAGTTCACCCTGCCGGAACTGGCCAGCGCCGTTGAAGCGCGCACCCCGGTGATCGTGCTGCTGTGGAATAACCAGGGCTACGAAGAGATCAAGAAATACATGGTCAACCGCGCCATCGAGCCGGTAGGCGTGGACATCTACACCCCGGACTTCATCGGTGTGGCCAAGGCATTGGGTTGCGCCGCCGAAGCGGTCAGCAGTGTCGAGCAACTGCGTGGCGCATTGCGTATCGCTACCGATCGCCAGGGCCCGACCCTGATTGAAATCGACCAGACCCAGTGGATGCAGGCGGTGTCGAAATGA
- a CDS encoding LysR substrate-binding domain-containing protein, with protein sequence MKRLPPLPALHTFLITAQCCNFTRAAEQLHITQGAVSRQIAGLEDHLGYELFIRLARGLDLTAEGREWLPRVQQIFGLIDEAVEQIGEKRETLQLKAPTCVMRWLLPRLLQWQRERPDVPVELTTTVKHGVDFHREQFDAAVMYGAPPDDSLMSQKLFDEQLTPVCSRPMLEGPMPLQTPADLQQHLLLHPTRDERDWKAWLKAADVHLTNVGKGQHFETLDLAMSMASQGTGVAIGDWSLIGDDLNAGRLVMPFELKVTTGLAYYLVFPEKPGPSPKLMELMGWLVEQAQSR encoded by the coding sequence ATGAAACGACTGCCTCCCCTGCCGGCGCTGCACACTTTTCTGATTACCGCGCAGTGCTGCAATTTCACCCGGGCCGCCGAACAGCTGCACATCACCCAAGGCGCGGTGAGTCGGCAGATCGCCGGGCTGGAAGATCATCTGGGTTATGAGCTGTTCATCCGCCTGGCCCGAGGCCTGGACCTGACAGCCGAGGGACGGGAATGGCTGCCACGGGTCCAGCAGATTTTCGGCCTGATCGACGAGGCCGTTGAACAGATCGGCGAGAAGCGCGAAACCCTGCAACTGAAGGCACCAACCTGCGTCATGCGCTGGTTGCTGCCGCGTCTGTTGCAATGGCAAAGGGAGCGCCCGGACGTGCCGGTGGAACTGACCACCACGGTCAAGCACGGCGTGGATTTTCATCGCGAGCAATTCGATGCAGCGGTGATGTACGGTGCACCGCCAGACGATTCATTGATGTCGCAAAAACTCTTCGACGAACAACTCACGCCTGTGTGTTCCAGACCGATGCTCGAAGGCCCCATGCCCCTGCAGACACCGGCGGATCTGCAACAACACCTGTTGCTGCACCCGACCCGCGACGAGCGGGACTGGAAGGCCTGGTTGAAAGCCGCGGATGTGCATTTGACCAATGTCGGCAAGGGCCAGCATTTCGAAACACTGGACCTGGCGATGTCGATGGCGTCCCAGGGAACGGGGGTGGCGATTGGCGACTGGTCGCTGATCGGCGATGACCTGAATGCCGGGCGGCTGGTCATGCCTTTCGAATTGAAGGTGACAACGGGGCTGGCGTATTACCTGGTATTCCCCGAAAAACCCGGGCCTTCGCCGAAGTTGATGGAATTGATGGGCTGGTTGGTGGAGCAGGCGCAGTCGCGGTAA
- a CDS encoding extracellular solute-binding protein yields MGEHDLNRRQFIKTVGVASVAAAAMSMPFIKANASDTRFAGKTLRLLTWSDDTGLAALRNIAATFEDKYGCKVIADRTGSTSEMVAKLKAGGDRPQYDIITLAGVGAEGLAAANLLEKPDLNRIPNLVDVPEKYRTGANGHGIGYLLWCNSLVYSTRTQKEAPTSYASLWDADAAPNIFLPPPNWTEAMDLIIIAAKLAGGDEHNIEPGFKKLAELKDRVVTLGENPNQIAELFRTGSLDMGGLYAPAFFPKQIRDPAYGLGATFGMKEGFYTDLMLSVMPKNRPGDTDMAYAFINHSLDPLVQGKMAEDIYNGPVNAKAIISAEARKSPYILTPEQIAEKAIMHDNAFLASVHDQWIRRYTEIFSS; encoded by the coding sequence ATGGGCGAGCATGATCTGAACAGACGTCAATTCATCAAGACCGTGGGCGTAGCCTCGGTTGCAGCGGCAGCCATGAGCATGCCGTTCATCAAGGCCAATGCCAGCGACACACGTTTTGCCGGCAAGACCTTGCGTTTGCTGACCTGGTCGGATGACACCGGCCTGGCTGCACTGCGCAACATCGCCGCGACGTTCGAAGACAAGTACGGCTGCAAGGTCATCGCTGACCGCACCGGCAGTACCTCGGAAATGGTCGCCAAGCTCAAGGCCGGTGGTGATCGTCCGCAGTACGACATCATCACCCTGGCAGGCGTCGGTGCCGAAGGTCTGGCCGCCGCCAACCTGCTGGAAAAACCCGACCTCAACCGCATTCCCAACCTCGTCGATGTACCGGAGAAATACCGCACCGGCGCCAATGGCCACGGCATCGGTTACCTGCTGTGGTGCAACAGCCTGGTCTACAGCACCCGCACCCAGAAAGAGGCTCCAACCAGCTACGCCTCCCTGTGGGATGCCGACGCGGCGCCGAACATCTTCCTGCCGCCGCCAAACTGGACCGAGGCCATGGACCTGATCATCATCGCCGCCAAACTGGCCGGTGGTGACGAACACAACATCGAGCCTGGCTTCAAGAAACTCGCCGAGCTGAAAGATCGTGTGGTGACCCTGGGTGAAAACCCGAACCAGATCGCCGAACTGTTCCGCACCGGTTCCCTGGACATGGGCGGCCTGTACGCACCGGCCTTCTTCCCGAAACAGATCCGCGATCCGGCCTACGGCCTGGGCGCCACGTTCGGCATGAAGGAAGGTTTCTACACCGACCTGATGCTCTCGGTGATGCCGAAGAACCGTCCGGGCGATACCGACATGGCCTACGCCTTCATCAACCACTCCCTGGACCCGCTGGTGCAGGGCAAGATGGCTGAAGACATCTACAACGGCCCGGTCAACGCCAAGGCGATCATCTCCGCCGAAGCACGCAAGAGCCCGTACATCCTCACGCCGGAGCAGATTGCCGAGAAGGCGATCATGCACGACAACGCCTTCCTGGCCAGCGTGCATGACCAATGGATTCGTCGTTACACGGAAATCTTTTCTTCCTGA
- a CDS encoding antibiotic biosynthesis monooxygenase family protein, giving the protein MSTQIPVSHMAFVRARAGRSAELGVRLSALIEPSRAAPGCLSFALQHSQCDPELWLVSGFWSNQQAMTAYFSTPAMEIFAELVQELVVNSLDFHTFKDVSAAQALGQSAAAVHKLAG; this is encoded by the coding sequence ATGTCCACGCAGATCCCCGTCAGTCATATGGCCTTCGTTCGAGCGCGCGCCGGGCGCTCGGCGGAACTCGGTGTGCGCCTCAGCGCCCTGATCGAACCGTCCCGCGCAGCGCCAGGCTGCCTGAGCTTTGCCTTGCAGCATTCGCAGTGCGACCCGGAACTGTGGCTGGTGTCCGGTTTCTGGAGCAATCAACAGGCCATGACCGCGTACTTCAGCACGCCGGCGATGGAGATTTTTGCCGAGCTGGTGCAGGAGCTGGTGGTCAACAGCCTGGATTTCCACACCTTCAAGGATGTCTCGGCGGCGCAGGCCCTCGGTCAGTCCGCAGCGGCGGTACACAAACTGGCCGGTTGA
- a CDS encoding flavin reductase family protein, producing MPDDIHFYEPANGHGLPHDPFNAIVGPRPIGWISSQDAEGRLNLAPYSFFNAFNYIPPIIGFSSVGRKDSLNNIEQTGEFAWNLATRPLAEQMNESSAMVKPEVNEFELAGLTTAASKVIQVPRVAESPVSFECKVTQIIQLQRADGNVVPSWLILGEVVAVHIAKWLLKDGVYDTAAAEPILRGGGPADYFQLGPEALFKMYRPGR from the coding sequence ATGCCCGACGACATCCACTTCTACGAACCCGCCAACGGCCACGGCCTGCCCCACGATCCGTTCAACGCCATCGTCGGCCCGCGCCCCATCGGCTGGATCTCTTCACAGGATGCCGAGGGCCGCTTGAACCTGGCGCCCTACAGCTTCTTCAACGCCTTCAACTACATTCCGCCGATCATTGGTTTTTCCAGCGTCGGGCGCAAAGACAGCCTGAACAACATCGAGCAAACCGGCGAGTTCGCCTGGAACCTGGCCACCCGGCCGCTGGCCGAGCAGATGAACGAGAGCAGCGCCATGGTCAAACCTGAGGTCAACGAGTTCGAACTGGCTGGGCTGACGACCGCAGCATCGAAGGTCATTCAGGTGCCACGGGTGGCCGAGAGCCCGGTGTCCTTCGAGTGCAAGGTCACGCAGATCATTCAGCTGCAACGGGCGGACGGCAATGTAGTGCCGAGCTGGCTGATTCTCGGCGAAGTGGTCGCCGTGCATATCGCCAAATGGCTGTTGAAGGATGGGGTATACGACACCGCCGCGGCAGAACCGATTCTGCGCGGCGGTGGGCCAGCGGATTATTTCCAGCTGGGGCCTGAGGCCTTGTTCAAGATGTACCGCCCGGGGCGGTGA
- a CDS encoding ABC transporter permease codes for MEHQPLTHSVSAAESRPSRGVSPTARAWLFLTPSMLFLGVLIAASLLVLRMSVGTKGAEWSGFSLASYAQLLEPYYLKSLMLTLRLALISAVIAVILAIPVAYTMSRLTSPFVRRIFLAAVLLPLLVNLLLQSYGWLVILGPGGMLNQALMGLGLIKRPIMLLYNQNGVLMGLVQTAFPLAVLPIASAMRGVARSYEEAAATLGASRFQVFRQVVLPMSLPGIITGATLVFAYNASSFVVPLLLGGRRVPMLAVMVHDQIAPLMNWPAASAAGVVLIVTTLAIMTLSEYITGRRRRMLEASQ; via the coding sequence ATGGAACACCAACCTTTGACCCATTCGGTCAGCGCCGCTGAGTCGCGCCCGAGTCGGGGTGTTTCGCCGACCGCGCGCGCCTGGCTTTTCCTCACGCCGTCGATGCTGTTTCTTGGCGTACTGATCGCCGCGAGCCTCCTGGTACTGCGCATGAGCGTGGGCACCAAGGGCGCGGAATGGTCCGGGTTCAGCCTGGCCAGTTACGCCCAGTTGCTGGAACCCTATTACCTCAAGTCGCTGATGCTGACCCTGCGCCTGGCGCTGATCAGCGCGGTGATCGCAGTGATTCTGGCGATCCCGGTGGCCTACACCATGTCGCGCCTGACCTCGCCGTTCGTGCGCCGGATCTTCCTTGCGGCGGTGTTGCTGCCATTACTGGTCAACCTGTTGCTGCAAAGCTACGGCTGGCTGGTGATCCTCGGCCCAGGTGGCATGCTCAACCAGGCACTGATGGGCCTGGGCCTGATCAAGCGCCCGATCATGCTGTTGTACAACCAGAACGGCGTGTTGATGGGCCTGGTGCAAACCGCCTTCCCGCTGGCCGTGTTGCCGATTGCCAGCGCCATGCGCGGCGTCGCCCGCAGCTACGAAGAAGCTGCCGCCACCCTGGGCGCCAGTCGCTTCCAGGTGTTCCGCCAGGTGGTATTGCCGATGAGTCTGCCGGGGATCATTACCGGTGCGACCCTGGTGTTTGCCTACAACGCCAGCAGTTTCGTGGTGCCCTTGCTGCTCGGTGGCCGGCGCGTGCCGATGCTGGCGGTGATGGTGCATGACCAGATCGCTCCGCTGATGAACTGGCCCGCCGCGTCCGCTGCCGGTGTGGTGCTGATCGTCACCACCCTCGCGATCATGACCCTGTCCGAATACATCACTGGCCGCCGTCGCCGCATGCTGGAGGCTTCGCAATGA
- a CDS encoding aldehyde dehydrogenase family protein, translated as MTFPTTLDGLYINGQWSAGNEHLRVINPATEALLTTVNGGDERAVDQAVSAATQAFADWSKTTGAERGAILRKIAVGVQANREKLMHLQSSNNGKPQFEAAIDVDDVIATFEYYAGLAEGLDAKQDSAIELSTDDFSARLRREPCGVVGLIVPWNFPMVTTAWKLAPALAAGCCVVLKPSEVTPLPELELAAIIAEAGLPAGVFNLVCGTGLAVGAPLSADSRIAKISFTGSNAVGVQVMQRAAETVKGVSLELGGKSSLLVLADADIDLAVEVACGGGFFNAGQMCSATSRVLVADELADEFLSRVKARAEAIRVADPFDPNVEMGALVNQAQYQRVLGHIDRGLSAGAKLVCGGNRPADLPRGYFLQPTVFTEVPLDSALWCEEIFGPVICVRRFASEAEAIALANDSQFGLVASVVTRNAQTADRVANALQAGLVWINAPQVIFPQTAWGGYKQSSIGRELGPWGLQAFQEIKHVIRAV; from the coding sequence ATGACTTTCCCTACGACCCTGGATGGCCTGTACATCAACGGCCAATGGTCGGCTGGTAACGAACACCTGCGGGTGATCAACCCGGCGACCGAAGCCCTGTTGACCACCGTGAATGGCGGCGATGAACGCGCGGTTGATCAAGCGGTGAGCGCGGCGACCCAGGCGTTCGCCGACTGGTCGAAAACCACGGGCGCCGAGCGCGGCGCGATCCTGCGCAAAATCGCTGTGGGCGTGCAGGCCAACCGTGAAAAACTGATGCACTTGCAGTCGAGCAACAACGGCAAGCCGCAATTCGAAGCCGCGATCGACGTCGATGACGTGATCGCCACGTTCGAGTATTACGCCGGTCTGGCCGAAGGGCTGGACGCAAAACAGGACAGCGCGATAGAGCTGTCGACCGACGACTTCAGCGCTCGCCTGCGCCGCGAGCCCTGCGGTGTGGTCGGCCTGATCGTGCCGTGGAATTTCCCGATGGTCACCACCGCGTGGAAACTCGCCCCGGCCCTGGCCGCCGGTTGCTGCGTGGTGCTCAAGCCTTCGGAAGTGACGCCGCTGCCGGAGCTGGAACTGGCGGCGATCATCGCTGAAGCCGGGTTGCCTGCGGGCGTGTTCAACCTGGTGTGCGGCACTGGCCTGGCCGTTGGCGCGCCCCTGTCGGCAGACTCGCGCATCGCGAAAATTTCCTTCACCGGCAGCAATGCGGTCGGCGTGCAGGTCATGCAACGAGCGGCTGAAACCGTCAAGGGCGTGAGCCTGGAACTGGGCGGCAAATCCTCGCTGCTGGTGCTGGCCGATGCCGATATCGACCTGGCGGTGGAAGTGGCCTGTGGCGGTGGTTTCTTCAACGCCGGGCAGATGTGCTCCGCCACCAGCCGCGTGCTGGTCGCCGATGAACTGGCCGATGAATTCTTGAGCCGAGTGAAAGCTCGTGCAGAAGCCATTCGCGTGGCCGACCCGTTCGACCCGAACGTGGAAATGGGCGCCCTGGTCAATCAGGCGCAATACCAGCGCGTGCTCGGTCACATCGATCGCGGTTTGAGTGCCGGCGCTAAGCTGGTTTGCGGTGGCAATCGCCCGGCCGACCTGCCGCGCGGATATTTTTTGCAGCCGACGGTGTTCACCGAAGTGCCCCTCGACAGTGCGCTGTGGTGTGAAGAGATTTTTGGCCCGGTGATCTGCGTGCGCCGTTTCGCCTCTGAAGCCGAGGCGATTGCCCTGGCCAACGACAGTCAGTTTGGCCTGGTCGCCAGTGTGGTGACGCGCAATGCACAGACCGCTGACCGCGTCGCCAACGCTTTACAGGCGGGGCTTGTGTGGATCAACGCGCCGCAGGTGATCTTCCCGCAGACCGCCTGGGGTGGCTACAAGCAGAGCAGCATCGGCCGCGAATTGGGGCCGTGGGGCTTGCAGGCTTTCCAGGAAATCAAACACGTGATCCGGGCCGTCTGA